CGTTTGTAGCCAGAAATAGTGCTGGCTTGATTGGCTTTGCCAATTTTATTTTCGGGCTATATATTTGTCACCAAAAATAAGTATTTGCATCTACTTTTTTAGCCGGAAATACTTGCAAGCATTGTTGGCTGCCAAATTTATTCCGATGGAATATTGTCGCCGGAAATGTTTGAAACCTGACcctgtttttttttattcatatgttGTTTTTCCCTGAAACTTAAAGGTACTTGCTTGTTAATAAACAAAGCAagttaataaaccaaaaaatactatatttggagaaattcagtttttgcttgaaacatcatTCATATAATCTCAAAGTACATATTTGAAGCTTAACCATTGCACTgctattgttttaatttttacataaaaccatccaacatatcacaatgcaatataaatttacaagtgaaagtttttctatatgggtttagctagcttttccatcaatctttgaCAGCTTCTGAAATGTTTTTGCTCTATTTCTTGATATCTTGGTTTAATCCTGTgagaaataagaacaaaaaataggtcATGAGGTTTTAGAGATGTCATCAAACACAAGCTAGCTCGCATGCACAACCAACCAGAtagaatgcaaaatgcaataaatcttGAGGCCAGATATCGTTAGTAAGAATTACATCATATGCAGTCCtggaaaacagagaaaaatacaaaactactTGTAGCCAAAGAAGATCATATGAAGACAATAAGACAATTCAAGAGGTTCACaaaacaatttcaatttgattctACCAGTTAACATGAAACTAACAGTAAACTACAATTCCATCCCTTGACAACCATTCTCAAACCAACCAATTAAGACTGGCTACAATACGATCATCAAACACTTACTTTAAAAGATCGTTAATTTTCGTTACTTTACTGCATCTCACTAAGATGTCAATGTGGCAAAACTGGGAATTTGAACTAAAacaattattgtaaaaaatggaGTTGGGGGACAGAAGAGAGAACTGCCAAGAGAAGAAAAGATGGATTCAAAATGAAAGATATTATTGCACTGTATATGATTCCTACACGAGAGAGATATTTATATACACCACTTGAGCTTAAATCCTTTGTTTACAAACTAACCACTTCTAACTAATTTGTAACTAATAGCTAACAGTAGTTACAATTCTAATACTCCCCCCTCAAGCTGGAACAGCTTGAAGTACACAAAACTATTGCAAACAAGAAACAAATCTATCACAAGTAGATAAAATTGTACATGGCAAAATCTCTATACTCAAGCAAGTTCTATGCAAAAAAATCCACTTGGATGATGGTCGCCCTTGATTTCTTTTTGTGAACACCCCATCTGACAAAAGCTTccattgttgttttttttttaacaatgtagCAACAAATTTCTCACTACAGGAAATTCTCCATATAACACTATCGACTAGTAAAACATAATTGCACCCTGTATCATTTTGTTCCCATGGAGGTTGACATAGAACCAATCATAAAGCACAATACAGTTAATAGCTTTGAAGGAGTTTTACCTAAGGTGTGGTCAAACTAAAATCTAGTTATCAACAATGACAACCAAATTCGGGCGACAAAACGacatgagccattgagaaactACAAAACAggagatactttttttttttttaatacaaaacagGAGATACTCGAAGCAAATCTCCCTATATTCATGagattcattttgtttttgtgaAAGTGTCTTCCTTGACAACATTAGTGTGTTTTTAGTTCCAGTCAAAGGATGCACCTATGACCTAAgaactcaagaaaaaaatttgctACATAAATGGGAAATAGAGATGAACACATCATTTGTTTTTGGCATACACCAGTGCTTATACTGGTCCTGGTATTCCAAAAAACTGCATCTGATTTCTCAATTTTGATATAAGCAAAAAATTGACAAACTATCCAGGGAGCCAAGTACTCCTTTTGGGAAATGCATATGGATAAGAGTCTCAATGATATTTAAGCCACCTGCAAACATGACTAAAGACAACAATACTCAAAGCAAAAAATTCAACATTGTGGAAACTAGTGATTATGACACATTTTGGTGTCTTATCTGACGTGATTTACAAAAGATCTGCTCATTATTGCGAGTTTTTTATGCTACCatacaatatttaaatttttgaatcGTGTTTAACATTAGACTAATACTTCAACACATTAAACATCGCAGACATAACAATATATACTATAAGCACATCCAAGAGGATCTTTTTACcttgataggtaatcaagaagttttattcataagaagagaagacatagcccaagtacatatcCAGGAGGAGTTTACCACCGACGAATGCGCTTGGAAACTTGAAACCACTGATGCATCCACCAGATCCCAGAAATAAATGAAGCCATCCTCAGATCCACCAGTTATATGGGCATCAGTGTTGGTAAGGCAGCAATCCAGTTTGTAGGACTGATAtgagaatgaaaaatatagacTTGCAAAGCTCGTTACAGATTTCAAACATAGGTAGAAGATGCTTCAACATGTGTGAGAATTAAATAGACTGTCTCTTGTTGGTGCACATAAAAAGTAagcaaattatatataacttGTATGTAACCATCATTGATAAAAGTCATCTTATAAAGATGACCACATTTCTGAATTATATAATTTCAGAAAGACACTACATAGAAGACACAAGAACAAAGAATCTACAGGCTAACCTTACAAGTATGGCCTTTGTATTCTTGCAAGAGTTCACCAGTAGATCTGCCATAAGAAAGCTAGTAAGAGCAGATAACTATAATACATATCAATAAAAGTAGAAGAATTTACCTGTCCAGAAGACGTAAAGTAGAATCTAAGCAACTGGCTAATATGCAGTTACCATCATTTGACATTGCAATACAGTTGACTGGTTGACCCAAGTTGTCTGATAATTCTCTATATTATAAAGCAGAAAAAGAACATCATCATTAGAAGAAGTGGATGATCTAAAATAGGACACTTTCCAGCGAGTAATGCGTACCAACTTTAGGAAAGttagagaaaaaaagagagaattcaATGTAGCACAAAATATAACACAATTTGTTCACAGAAAAAAGGTAAGAAATACAAACAATCTCTTGAATGTCTAAGATATTTCTATAACATCGACATGTGgattttacaagctttccaCTAGAGTACTACATACCTACCAATGCGCATGTCAAATGTTCGAACAGTCCCATCAACACTTCCTCCaataatttcagtttttgtTACACAAGCAGACATTACACTGTCTAAAAATGTGTCAATAATCTACAAACAAAACAgcattcttcaaaagataagCTATTATAAACTGATAAAAGGGTAACCGTAGAGATGTACTTGATTAACAAAAAATAGAGTAAACCTAAATTGGCTCGTTGCTGTGCGATCTACAGTCCCAAGCACGCAATGATCGATCATACCCTGCTGAGACTACGACAGAAGAATACTCATTGAACTTTACAGCATTGacctacaaaagaaaaaaagagtagaaaggacaaatagttaaataaattccaaaaaataatatgatttgcaaggacaacaaaaataggaaacaaatgaagacatttgaacaaagaaaaaaacatcTTCTAGCGTCTTAACACGAGATATTGTTAATGTATATGTCAATGCCAGGTCTAGATAACAATGTTGGTTTGACAAGATCCATAACCTCACCTAATAATTAAGAATTCAATTCATAAGCAGACAATGATAAGAAATGAAATTTCCATCTGTAAAGAAACCATACCTCTCCATCATGGCCACGAAATTTTCGAATTACTCGACCTGTTGATACATCCCAATAAAAAATTTGTCGGTCACCACCACAAGAACAAAGCTTTGAGTTGTCCCTAATATAATAACCCATTATTAGCCAAATGAGTGAAAGTTAGTcaaatatgtacatatatagccAAAATTAGTTTCAAACAAGGATGCATGCAGTACTACTTACGTGTGTCATAATTAAACTAGCTATAGTTAGTTAGTTATATATAGATGTAATAGATTATGATAGAACTAATTATGAAGTTCATTGTGAAGAGGAACTAATTATGATAGAAGAAGCACCTCAAAAAGTGTGATTTTCCAGTATGGATGATGCTAGGATGTTCTCTAAATATGCCCCTCAAAAGTATCTTATCTAGTGTATTTTCATaagttaatataaaaaaatatgcacaCAAATTCACTAGTAGTAACTTtttcatacatttaaaaaaaataaaaataaaataaaatacactaaGAACCTTATGATTAAAATTCTTCAAGGCCATCATCTGTTGAGTGGAAGAAAAGAAGATCCCTATTCAGGGATTCAGCAGAAAGTCCTTGCCCAATACTTTAAAAACTCCATAAAGATGTATGGAGATCTCTGGATATTCTAAAAACtgatacttttttttgtttaccCCAAGCCCACAGATACTTCATTTGACTTGAATATTATTCAGCACTGGTTTCTTGAGTTTTGCTAATTTAACCTCAGTAGCTAGACCAGAATGCATGCCATATAAAACTCTGTCATATATATCCTACCAAAATAGTAATGTGGGATTTGTACCTAAGTGCATATTTTTGGGTAATGCTCATCAGTTACATGGAGACTTGTGATTGATAGATATATGCCATTACCTAGTTCCTGTTGAAGCAAACAATCTGATTCTGTGAGATAGTAGAAACCATGTCGGTGGGCTATAACAATAGGCATCTTACGTCATTTCTGTTTAGAGTACACACGTTTTTATTGAAGCTCATATTATAGTTACTATGTCAATTAATGCATTAGTTAATAACTAATTAACCTTGAATATGGTTATTCTCAGGTCATTTGACGACTATGAGCGATGTATTTAGCTATGGAGTGGTTCTTTTAGAGCTACTAACAGGTAGACGATCCGTGGACAAGAATCGACCGAGTAGAGAGCAGAATTTGGCAGAATGGGCAAGGCCTCTTTTGAAGGACCCCCATAAACTAGACAGAATAATAGACCCCAGGCTTGAAGGGCAGTACCAAACAGAGAAGGGGCTAGGAAGTTTGCGTTATTGGCTTACCAATGCCTGAGCCTGCACCCCAAATCAAGACCCACAATGACCAATGTGGTCAAGACCTTAGAGCCTCTCTTGGACTTGAATGATAACACGATTGGACCATTTGTGTACATTGTACCAAGTGCAGGAGAAAACGAAAGTGGTGCACTGAACAATGGACGAGAAGGTGAAACTGAATGTGAGATGACAAAAGATAAGCACTGTCAGAAGCGCCAAAAAGGTCATAGGCATAGACATTGGATCAGGTCATTGAGGTCTCGCGCTATCTATTCTGATACTACTTTGTATAAAACTCTTGGGACTAGTTTGTACTCTCCCAAACCAGACCAACTGAACGAACAGGCATAGTTTGCAACTTTGCACTGTTTGGGCAAGCATGTTGTACActttgaaaaacaaatatatatatatatagattatagaaGATGTTTTTATAGTATTGGTAGATTATTGTAGGTCTGTCcagtttgtagttttttttttttttgttcacatCTTCCTTTGTAcctcaatagaaaataatagtttCTAGTCGTCGTGTTTGTTCCTTTATATTTGAAGTAGCATACTTCCAATTTCTGAACTCTACAAGTTATATATTAGTCTATAATCTGGACTATTCATGCTACtttgattttaagtttttattatcattaattatattaattgatgtcacatattttaaatacaacCAGCATACACATGAGGATCCAAGGATTAGAGTATgtgcataaattaaaaatatttacttatacTGTTGTTTCAGTCTTTGATTCTGTTGTTTCAGTGGTTTTGAAAGTTTTACTTTACTATGATATGCATTCATGCTATTAACCTTTTGTGGCCAATGACAATTTTGTAGCGTTTAACAGTTTTAGTGAAATtacctaaaaaaataattttagtgaAACAATCTATGATACATTCTTCTTAGAGCTTGGCTCAGTTGctggaaaaaaagaagataaaaaagatGAAATCCAAATCGCAGAACTAGCCTTTACTCGAACTAGTCTTGTGATTTCTGACATCctctatttttctatttctactaaaaattaaaaggatggtcattattttactcatttatTTAAATAAGGGAGATATAAGTAGAACACAgcaagtaataatttttatccTTATCACTCAATTTCATGCTACCCTCTATTATAAATCTCCTAAACTGCCCATCCCTGTGAGAACCAAGCAAAGAGAaccaaatctttttaaaatcaaaaaacaagcaaacaagtagAGATAAAAGAGGATGAAATTGAGGTATCGAACCTTGGAAGACGCCATATTGGACAAAACACCACCTTCCCGCTGTTGTACCCAGTCTTGTGCAGGGTTCTCCAACGTGAAGTAAACGTCATCACCGCGCAATCTCAAATCTGCAACAACAGCTTCAATTACAAACCACAACTCGAATCCACAGCCAAAAAAACATGCTGAGAATCTAATTGGAGACTCACAACTCGGATTGAGCTTTGAAACTGCAATAGAAGAAGACGCTAGAGACGAAGAAGACGAGAGAGATGCTGGCCTTGTCGAAGAGGAGCGCTCGAACCCGGAGTTGGAGATGGATATGAGCCCTAGAATTGGACTCGTCGGTCCGCATGAAGGCTTTCCATGAGGAAGGCGAGTTGAGGAAATCGGAGAAACCGGCGTATTTGGAGTCGCCCAGCCACGAGCGCCACACCCCGCAGGCCTCGAGCTTTCTGGCCAGTTCGTAGCCCCGACCCTCCTCCCCCATTAGAGACATTGTTCTGTATGCAGCAAAGAACGACGACGATGTGCTTCCTGCTTGATGATGCTTCGCGTTTTGCCGTTTTCAATATTAAGGGGCAAGAATTCTCTACGGGAAGgtaaaacaaagagagagagcgagaaagggagaaagagagggaaaatctAAACCGTGTGCAAAAATGAGACGCAGGAGTATAagtgaataaaattattgaggCAACCTAAAAGTTGCCTTAACAACACAAAAAGTCGccataataaaaaacttataacaGCGAAAAAACTGTTATGACAATTTAGAACAACCAACCAGGTTATTTGCGGCTATATTTTTTCCGGCGGTAAAAAATAGCTGGAAATATATGCTTTTTGTGGCTCTCTTTTACAATTGACAGAAACATTTCATCGGAGTTTAAAAATTGACTTTTTGCGACTATAAATCTGTCGCCGGAAATAAAAATAGCCGCAAATAgccctttttcttgtagtgaaggACCAAGTTGTTAATGTACGTGTGTCAAAAGACAGGATATTTGGTGTTTGGCTACCAATTTGGTTACCAATGCATTCATATTGATTGAATTAGAAGTTAAAAGATGTCTTCTCCTAATATATATAGGGAACAACAATATGCAGCTAAGATCCACAATTTGTGCCTCCTGATTTTTCTCCAGTTTTTCTCAAtaccccccctcaagatggagaAGCTATGGAGTGGATTCCCATCTTGTTCAGTAAATGATGAAATTGTCTAGATTTGATTGCCTTGGTTAAAATATCAacaatttgtaaatttgtagAAATGTGAAATGGTTTCAATAAACCTTCTTGAATCCTTTCTCGAAAAATGTGACAGTCAATCTCAATATACTTCATTCTTTCATGATAAACTTGATTGGATGCAATATAAATGGCAGCTTGATTATCGCAAAATAATTGAACAGGTTGGTTGAAAGTTACACCAAGGTTTGTAACAGGCTCCGAGAGACCAAACCAATTCACACGTGGTAGAGGCCATTAAGCGATATTTGGCTTCCACTAATGATCGAGATATTgttctttgtttctttgatttccaagagACCAAAGCATCTCCTAGAAAAATGCAAAAACTAATGATTGATCTCCTCGTCTCCAAGCATGCTCCCCAATCAGCATCACAGAAAGCTGTCAATTGCAGTGGTTTGTTAATTGGATAAAATAAACCTTGTGATGGAAATACTTTTATGTATCTCACAACTCTAAGAGCTGCTTTCCAGTGAGCCACTTTCAGTTGGCTTAGAAATTGACTCAAGACTTACACGGAGTAAGAAATATCTGGGCGTGTGATCGTTAAATATAGCAATCAGCCAATTAATCTTCTGTACTCTTTTGGATCAGCAATTTCGAGTCCTTCCTCCTCATTAAGCTTCAAATTTTATTCCATTGGAAATTGAACAAATTTTGCTCCAATTAACCCACAATCTTGTAGATTTCTAATGCGTATTTTCTTTAGCATATGGAAATCCTCTTTGAATAGTAGGCTACCTCTATCCCCAAAAAAGACTTCAACTTCCCAAGGTCTTTCAATTTTGAAGTGCTATTCTTTCAAGTGTTGAATTTCGGTCTCATTATCTCCTCCTATCaccatgtcatcaacataaacaatcATGATAGTGAAAGAGGTGTTtgttcttttgaagaatagtgAGTAATCGGCTTTGAATTGTGTGAACCCAATTTTGGTGATGACCGAAGTTAACTTGTGATTCCATTGCCTTGAagcttgtttcaaaccatagagGAATTTTTTCAGCTTGCATACAcaattctctccctctctaacATATCCTAGTGGTAATGACATGTATACTTTCTCTTCCAAATCACCATAGAGGAAAGCATTATTGACATCGAGAAGGTAGAGGAACCAACCTTTAGAGGCGGCATTGGACGGTAGGCATTTTTGCAATCGGGGAAAAGGTCTCGAAGTAATCCTCCCCTTCCTTCTATGTATATAATCCCTTTGCTATGAGCCATGCCTTGTGTCTTTCAATGGTACCATCCacttgtattttgttttgaacaCCCATTTGCATCCCACGACCTTTTTGCCTCTCAGTAGTGCAGCCAACTCCCAAGTGTTGTTTTCTTCAAAGGACTCCCAAGTGTTGTTTTCTTCAAAGGCTAGTAGTTCATTCTGCATAACCATTTGCCAATGAGGATGCTAGCTAGCTGTGGCAAAAGAGGTGGGCTCAGGTTCGATGGTGATGGCGCTGAAGCTACGGTGAGCCAGGGACATGTTGTCATAATCGAGGACAGAGGAAAGGGAATGAGATTTACCTTCATCCATTTGTTGTACAGCAGGAGGACCATGTGGCATTGCTAGAGAGGTAACAAGTTGGCAATGGAAATCCTGGAGATAGCTAGGTTTCCGTCTTTGCCTAGTGGAACTTCTCAGCTCAGGATTAGCGTGTGTCGGTGCAGGTAAGTGTAGCTCAAGCTGGGATGAGTTACTAGGATGGGAGTACTCTATGGGTGTAGAAATGTCAATGGCGGTGTCATAATTGGTTTGAGCCGGTGCTTCTAGTGTAGGTTTAGAATATTCTGAGATGGGGTTGGGTATTATGGGCAAATCATCAAGTCTTGATAGAAGAAGCGTTTGTAAGAGTGAGGGTAGCTGATATGTGTTTAGGAAGGGAAAGGTGTTTTCATAGAAGACTACATCATGACTAATGAAGGTTTCTTAAGTCTTTAAGTCAAAGAGTTTGTAACCTTTAATGCCATTCGGATATCCTATGAACAAGCATTTATGTGCTCTTGGATCACACTTGGATAGATGTGGATTGAGGTTTGATGCATAGCATAGACATCCTAGAGTCTTTAGGTGAGAATATGAAggaattttagaaaaagtgaTTTGGTATGGGGATCAGTTTTGGAGAAGGGATTCAATTTATTAAATACGCTGTTGTGACAACACATTCTCCCTAAAATTTTAAGGGTAAATTGGCTTGAAATCTAAGAGCTCTACTACATTCAACAAGTGTAGGTGTTTTCTTTCAATGACGGACTTTTGTTAGGGGGGTATAGATGTAGCTTTGTTAGTGAGCTAACCCATTGAGGCAAACAATTCGgtcatttgaaattattttccttGATCGGATCTTATTCCTATAATATTACattgaaattgattttcaacaagATTGAAGAAATTTTGTATGATTTGTCTTGTTTGACCTTTAAAATGCATGAATTAAATCCATGTCATTCTATTGTGGTCATCaactattgttaaaaaataatgagcaCCATTGAGTGAACTAACAGAGAAAGAGCCCCAAATATCCATGTGTATTAGATCAAAAGGTGCATCAACAAATTTTTGGCTCTTGGGAAATGACAAACGGGTTTGTTTTGCCTTATGATATGTTTCACATTGATGCTTGTCAACAAAAGGAGGAATATTAGGCTCTATACTATGCAATAAATTGAGGTGTTGTTCGAATGGGTGTCCCAAACATAAATGCCACAATTCTAGTGTCAAAATAGATGAAGAGTTGGCCACAGGTTAGTGAGATGGAAGCCTGTACCCGAGCTGATTCTTCTCCAAAAGATAGAGCCATTGTTTTTCTCAAGCAATTCCAATCGTCCTCCAAGTGTCCTACTCCTAAATAAAACATTGTTTAGCCAAGAAAATGAAACAAGTGTTCAGGTCTCAACTAATCTGACATGTAGAGATGAGATTGTAATGGAAGTTAGGCATGTATAGCACATTTTTTAGAATGAGAGCAGATGAAATGATGACAGTCCCTATATGTGAAACTAGTACTATAGTGCCATTAGGTAGGTTAACCAAGGCTTTTTCTATGTGAGTAGATCGAAAGATCCTGTGATGTGATCAGTTGCCCCACTATCGAGAATACATGCACTTATATTGTTGATGTTGTTTGTGCAACTCAAAGAATGTCTCAAGGAAATAGATGAAGCAGCAAGAAGCTTATCGTTATGTTTTGGTAAATTTGGTAAATTTATACCTTGATTTTCTGAGTTACTACTAGATGAAGTGGAATTTTAGCATTGCAAAAAGGTCATGAGCTGTTGTATTTGATATGGCGAGATGTTCAGATTTGTCACTCTCAAGCCTTCATCTAAGGTTACATTGTTGGCCACCTTCTACTGGTTCCCACCTCCAGTTCTTGGCTTATAGAGTTTGTGGTTTGGAGGGTATCCATAGATTTCCCAACAAGTCTCCACGGTATGATTTGTTCTCCCACACTTCGTGCCTGATGCTCTCTCCTTATGACCAGATCCCTTgtagttttcttttgtttgcttGGCATTTCCCTTCTGATTCTGAGGTCTGCCACTGTTGGATGCCATTACTACagattctaaaatattttggacTGGGTTAGTAAGCTCATGATTCGCCTCTCCTTGTAGAACAAGGTTGAACACATCATCTAGTGAAGGCAACGGGCCCTTCATCAGAACCTGGTTCCTTAGGTCTGCATGAGTGTCATCCAATCCCATAAGGAATTGTATAATTTGTCTTCTCTCAAGTCTTTTGTTCAACATCGAAACAACGCCACAATCCACTGTCGAGCATTTAAAAGGTTCTTCTTAACTCATTTTCTCTTCCCAGATGAGTTTCAACTTGGAAAAATAGACACTTGCTaggttttttttcttgtttagttGTTGACAACTGTTGTTCAAGCATGAAAATTCTATTATTGCTTGACCTTGCAAACCTTTTCTTGAGCTCATCCCATATTACTGATGCAGAGTCCGACCACATGATGTATCCACCAATCTCAAGTGAGAGATTGTTGGTGATCCAAGATAGGATCATATGGTTGCATCTTTGCCACTATGGGTACTTGGCATCTGTATCAACAGGCTTTGTGATGGTGCCATTAATGAAGCCTAATTTGTTTTTGGCTAAGAGAGCTACAAACATAGCTCTACTCCAAGCATGATAATTATAAGGGGTTAACGGTTTTGAAATTAAAGCAAGTCCAGGACTCTCCCCCATGATGTAGGAAATAAGGATTGGAAAATTCATCTTCAAGTTGGTGAGGTTTGGCCATAATGAGGGTTGGTAAGAAAGGAGATTTTGAGGTGAAGTTGGGATGTTAGAATTGGTAGAACAGAGAGATTCAAAGCTCTTGCTCCGATACCATGTCAAAAGAGAGGATATTTGGTGTTTGGCTACCAATTTGGTTACCAATGAATTGGTATTGATTGAATTAGAACTTACAAGAtgtattcttttaatatatatacaaaagctAAGACAGAAAACTAATCTGTACAACATATtgaaaccaaataaataaagggCAGCTATCTACTCTCTATATTCTACATTTCAGACTCTAAAGAAGCAAGCGGCTCCTGTACCTTTCTTGTAAAATAGAGCCTTGTCTTTCCAAATTTAGACAAATAAAAGCAAAGTCAAACTGCCATATAGGGAACAACGATATGCAACTAAGATTCAGAATTTGCGCCTCCTGATTTTCCTCCAGTTTTTCTCAATAACATGTTGAAGTTGGATGATTCACAAGCACAAATCATGGCTTTCGAAGTTGACTCCCACAATGTAAAATTCATTTCCATCGCTATTTTCCCTTTAGAGAATCAAGGACCAAGTTGGCAAAACAACgatgaaatttatatattttaagtggCCTGCTTTGCAACGATCCAACTGATATTAAGCCATTAAAAGCATCCAATAAAAATCTTCCACGTAAGCAAGCCCACATAAAATTTATAAGTATCAATACACTAGATGATTATCTTTGTTAACGTCCCAACTTGCTAGAACCCTATCTCGGGGTCCTTTTATTAATTTCCATCAAAAAGATCAATTAATCACACCTACTTCCATCGTCAACCTCCCATCGTAAGTATGGGCCACATCGACCCCCTACCGTCCGAAATCATAAGGGTTAGAAATGATTTCGTATGGGCAAGATCGACCCCCTCCGTCCATCGTCAACCTCCCATCATAAGGGTAGATCTGGCTGACATCTTTCCAACCGAAATCATCATACAACAAAAtctcagaagaagaagacaaagggTTAGAAGTGAGCTTCATACTTGATACAGACTTTGTTTTCTGTTTCAGagaattctaaaaattaaaatgatgtctgatttctttttccttctctgttGACTtgccccccttttttttttcttactgaCATTCAATGAGGGAAAATGGGAGACAGGGGAGAGGGGGGAAGGGAGAGGATGGGTTCCGTGGGTGAAACTTTTCACGTAGGGTGCAGGCACATGAAAATTAAAATGGGGAGTCTGTTTCTCTACAGgctgttatttatttatttattttgatagaaatatgcttcattgcattcattcagtAAATGAAGTTACAATTGTGACTTATAAATCAAGAGAATCAGACTATAAAATCAACTAACGCGATTGTTCAGGAGCTTCTCCGCACACAAAGTTACGGACATTGTCGAAAACTTTTGAAATtctcaaaagagagagtaaacgcTCTGTATGACCAAAGACTGGAGGGTCCCTCCAACCTCCAGGGAGGCAGAATGTGGAGACAAATACTATGAACAAATAGTCCAATAGCATATACCTagactaaaattaaataaacagacaacccacaaaacaaaaccaactcTTTACCTCAGATTGAGACCACCCAATAGCTCATCACCACCTCATCGTGGACTTCAAATGAAACGTACagaacaccaaaacaaacacaaaacatGGTAACAGAGGCATTGAAAATACAAATACAGAATAAATGCCAATAGATCCACTAAATAGAGGGATGGAAGACACAAAAAAATAGAGGTTGTGGTGCCAAAGAGCTGGAGGAGAGCCGATGGTCGAACTATGCTTTCTTGAAATCTAAGGTCCTAGAAAAGCCCAGTTTTAAATCGGTGGGTCTCCCTGGTGGCGCGTGGCGGCCAAGCGTCTGAGACTTCGTCCCGTGCGTGTGGCTATGCGCCACTCCATTTGGC
This is a stretch of genomic DNA from Carya illinoinensis cultivar Pawnee chromosome 3, C.illinoinensisPawnee_v1, whole genome shotgun sequence. It encodes these proteins:
- the LOC122305692 gene encoding uncharacterized protein LOC122305692, translated to MSLMGEEGRGYELARKLEACGVWRSWLGDSKYAGFSDFLNSPSSWKAFMRTDESNSRAHIHLQLRVRALLFDKASISLVFFVSSVFFYCSFKAQSELFEIAR